From a single Mus caroli chromosome X, CAROLI_EIJ_v1.1, whole genome shotgun sequence genomic region:
- the LOC110287150 gene encoding putative MAGE domain-containing protein MAGEA13P has protein sequence MSHIQRHDQGFEDQLEEEVPAAEEVGTWEKVAAAESSQETASSSASSQASASSKASEGSGGEAEGGQSTSKACLRTKLLLNSKFQKKVIDLVKFLSSKYITNEPVTEAEILKSVGKKHKGYYSLIFKHACECLEVVCGIEVKEVDALNHTYLLVKVLDLTYDGRISNEEGIPKTGLLVLVLGIIFMEGNRASEKKIWEVLNIVGVYPDQHDFICGNPRKFITEDLVLENYLVYQPVPYSDPPSYEFLWGPRAQAETSKMKVLQFFCKVAGSNPASFAALYKEALEDEEERARALLASTAISTAVDNSGSGDKPSGVSHSE, from the coding sequence ATGTCACACATTCAGAGGCATGATCAAGGCTTTGAGGACCAGCTAGAGGAGGAGGTTCCTGCAGCTGAAGAGGTAGGCACCTGGGAGAAGGTAGCTGCTGCAGAGAGTTCCCAGGAAACTGCCTCATCGTCTGCTTCCAGCCAAGCTTCTGCATCAAGCAAAGCAAGTGAGGGTTCTGGTGGTGAAGCAGAGGGAGGTCAGAGTACCTCAAAGGCCTGCCTCCGCACCAAGTTATTGCTCAACAGTAAGTTTCAGAAGAAGGTTATTGATTTGGTGAAGTTTCTGAGCTCCAAGTATATAACAAATGagcctgtcacagaagcagaaatTCTGAAGAGTGTTGGGAAGAAGCACAAGGGCTACTATTCATTGATCTTCAAGCATGCCTGTGAATGCTTGGAAGTGGTCTGTGGCATTGAAGTAAAGGAAGTGGATGCCCTGAACCACACCTACCTGCTCGTGAAAGTCCTTGACCTCACCTATGATGGGCGGATCAGCAATGAAGAGGGGATACCCAAGACCGGCCTCCTGGTGCTTGTCCTTGGTATAATCTTCATGGAAGGCAACCGTGCCTCTGAGAAGAAGATCTGGGAGGTGCTGAATATTGTTGGTGTGTATCCTGACCAACATGATTTTATCTGCGGGAATCCCAGAAAGTTCATCACTGAAGATTTGGTGTTAGAGAATTACCTGGTATACCAGCCTGTACCCTACAGTGATCCTCCAAGTTATGAGTTCCTGTGGGGTCCAAGGGCCCAAGCTGAAACAAGCAAAATGAAAGTCCTGCAGTTTTTCTGCAAGGTTGCTGGGAGTAACCCCGCTTCCTTCGCCGCTTTGTATAAGGAAGCtctggaagatgaagaggagagagCCCGAGCTCTACTTGCCTCCACAGCCATTTCTACTGCTGTGGACAATTCAGGTTCTGGGGACAAGCCCAGCGGTGTCTCCCACTCTGAGTAA